From Pseudoalteromonas piratica:
TGTGCGCGAAATTTGGACGCACTAATCCTGTATTAGGCAAAAATTGGTGGACGATATAGGGAAGTGGAAATTGAATGAGGTTGATTAGATTGCTGAGCAGCTATAGATTCACTCAATATTTGAATATCTGTCGAGTCAACACTGGAACTTAGTACTGTAGTAGATGAACAAGCATTTGCAGGACAAACACATTCAACATCACAACAATCTTCTGATTGACCATTACTGCTTTTATTCATATCACCATGATTCATTCCTTCATGATGACTCATTTTAGAATGATCCATGTTCATGTGTGATTCGTGAGAACCTGATGACATTTCGCAAGACATAGCAGAATACGCAAATGCTTGCCCTACAAAGGCAACCAGCATAAGCGTTATTACTAAGACTTTTGAAAATGCTTTAGACATAAAATTCTCATAAAAATATACACCCACTATGTTAATACAAATGTTCGAATAAGTAAATTGATGTCATGTAAACATTTATGAATATTTGATTATCGTCAAATTTTTCAACGGTATAAGTGACACATAATAATCTCGTCAGTCTTCTTATCTTCGTTATTCAAAGACTTTTATTTCGAGACTTAAGTTGCTCCCTCATTTCTAAAACTCGATCTGCTGAATAAGCTCCTGCTCTCATAACAACCAGTTTAACAAACGAAATATCAATTAACTTATGGTCAGCATCAATCACATAATAACTCCCATTATGTGTGATGATTTCTAATTTATCCTCGACATCAGATTTACTAACAATCTTTGAAGTCACGATTTGCTCAAATGGCCTAAACCTGAATGTTTCATCGTCAATAACAACTACTGATAAAAACTCGCCGAGAAATTGTTTTTCAAATTCTTTATAGTCGTAGGCAGATACTATGCAGGCATCTTTCAAATAGGTTTTATCCATTTGTTAACTCCCAATTAATAGCCAGATGGGAGAATTTCCCGAAATTCTAAAAATTCCTCAGGAGAGTACATACACTCATGCATTAAATTGAACTCAAATACACTTACATCGAACTCTTTTGGTTCACCATCTAAAGTATAAAAATCCGCGCCAAAGGTTCTATATTCGAGACCATTGACTTCCATAATTTTTGTAGTGAACAAAGCCTCACCTTTTTTACCGCTTTCATTATCCTCAGCAAAGGTAGCGTAAAGCACCTGTTCAACTGTTTCCTCTGTATTAGATTGAATTGAGATAAGTGTGGCTTTCGTTAGTTTAATTCTAGGTCTCATACATATGCTCCTTTCATATCTTCTGCACAAAAAGGACGAAAGAAACTTAGATACTTAACCCCATCGACCTTTAGTAAACTGTTGTCAACATCAAAGTGAGACAGAACGGTAGATTGATACAATGAAATGTATTCTTCATAGTCAATCGTATTAAAAAAATTGGTATCAACACGGCGTGCATAGAAAACAAGGGTTTGTTGATCAATACGAACTATGAATTTTTGATCGCCATCTACGTTCTTAACATTTAGGCATAGCTCCGGCTTGTGCCAATCAGATACGAGTGAAGGAACAAGTGGGAAGCCATAAATTAGATAGCGCATTCCCTCAATTTTGAACGTTATTGGATTAAATGGAATTTTACTAACTTTGCCACTAGTGAAGAGTTCAAATGTCAACATTAACCAATCTTCATGTTTAGAGAAACTATTCCCTTCGGATATACAGCCCTCAAATTCCCCTTCATGATTCACATGATTGATGTACATATACTTTTTAACATTCTCAATCGAGAGTTGTTCAAATGGAAATTTTGAAGCGATTAACCTGTAGTAGCAACCATGCAACTTCAAATCAGCATATTGAACTATTAACTGGTCATCAAAGGCATCAAAATATGGTCGCCACTCTAATCTAAAGTCAGCACCAGTGTTAACTATAAATTGAGCATCTTCGGGCAAACCTAAAACTTTGTATATCGTTGAAATCAGTTCTAATGTATCAATATCAACAAGCATCAAACTTTCAATTTCAGATGCCATTGAAGTGATTCTTTTATGCAATGACTCTATGATTTCCCGATCATCATATTCATTGATCATCAAATATTTAAATGAGTCATGTTCTAGGATTGAATTAAGATTGTGGCTATCAAAAGCCTCATGCAAACGCTCATGTGCTTGTGTAAAGTGAATACAGCTATAAACACCTCTGCTCCAAAGTCCTTGGGCATATAAATCTGGTATATCTAGAAGTAATGAGAAATCTTTAGCTTGTTTATTTAGTTTATTTTTTAGCTGATAGAGTGAAATCATTTAGTTCTCCAAACAATACTGCAAACGAACAATGGCCTACAAACACATTGCTTATTTGACTATTTGAATCACTAATTTTTACGGATGCTCCGCTTCACTGTTCATATTGAGAATATGCGTAGGCGTAGGCTGTCCGCGCAGCCTTTATCTAAATGATATCGGCCAAAAATAAAAAAACAAGTTACGTATTTGTACAATTATTGATTTGAAATCTTGGCGTTGAACTCTTCAAAGCCAAGCCCAAACAGGGAAACCACCATTTCCTCGTTGATATCTAAACCGGGAAATTTTTTTGAAAAATTTCCAAGTATTCTATCTAGGTTGTTGGCTAATAATTTTGATAAAAATAATTCTGATTGGGGCGACAATGCTGTCAAGGCTAATAAGGGGTTTTCGAAAGAACCAGACTGGACCTTATTTAAAAAGTCACTATAGCTAGTACATTGGTAGATACAAATAGCTAGATTTTCTTGGGCTTGCCCAAGCGGACAAGATAAAATTTTTGACAGTCGCTTAGACTGCCTTTTTATATTACTAAGCAGTTCTTCCGTTTCTAAAGACATAAATACACCAAAACAGTACAACACTAGGCCCACAGCACCTGCGTTGTTTTGCTTTTTATTTGAGTGTGTTTACATTTTTAAAAGCCAGAGTATATCCATTTCGTTCGCTATGGTGGGAACAGGCTTCTCTGAGTAGCCAATTAGCATATTTTAAGATAGCTATAATAATTTTAAAATACTTTTTAAATAGATAATATTTATTGAATATTTATTAATGATAAGGAGAAGTGCTACTCAAACCCTAAACCGAGCTGCACGCTATTTTCTTCAGGTTCTTGTAGCCCGATATGAATTCCAAGCAATCTAACAGGCTTTCCCTGCCCCCTAATAATTGCTTCTGATAACAGTACCTTCAACAAATCTAAGCTAATCTCATTAGCTTTCTGATCTTTTGTTGTTTGTTGAAAGTCGTTAAATTTAACCTTTACGCCAAGCTTATTCATAGCACGAGTCTCAAGGTACTTTGATGAACGACGCTTTAATTCAGGTAGTAATTTATCAATTATTATGGTTTCAAGTTCACTCTGCTCACTAATATCAAACTCAAAAGTTCTTTCAACCCCAACAGACTTCCTTATACGCGTTACTTGCACTTCTCTATCATCTATTCCGTGACTACGATTCCACAATACGTGACCATATTTCCCAAACTTACTTGCTAAGAATCCTTCATCAGAACGCCTTATATCACCGCAAGTTTCAAATCCAAGTGCCTTAAGCTTTTCAAAAGTTACTTTGCCCACACCGGGGATCTTTTTTAACGGTAATGTCTCCAAAAACTCCCAAATCTGATCTGGTGCTATTGTGCATTGGCCGTTTGGCTTGTTTAGGTCTGAAGCTACTTTAGCGACGAATTTGAGCGGTGCAATCCCTGCTGATGCAGTTAAACCTGTAGCTTTTAGAATCTCCTCCCTAATTTCCTGAGCAATCAAGGTTGCAGAGCCTTGATGTAGTGCGGATTCGGATAAATCTAAATAAGCTTCGTCGAGTGATAAAGGCTCAATTTTATCTGTGTACTTTTCAAAAATGCCATGAATGATTTGGCTGGTTTCTTTATACACTTCCATTCTTCCGGGAACGACAACAAGATCAGGGCACTTTTTGAGAGCTAACCCTGTTGGCATTGCCGAACTGACACCATACTGTCTTGCGATATAATTGCAGGTAGAAAGAACCCCTCTGCGATCAGATTTGCCTCCAACAGCGACTGGCTTATTAGCTAATGATGGATTGTCTCTGACTTCAATCGAGACATAGTATGCATCCATATCAATGTGCGCGATCTTTCTCTGCATATAGAGCCTGAAATAGAAATATTGAGTAATACGAAATTAATGTACGTGCATTTTTGTACGCTAAACCAAAACCCATAAACCCAGCAAAAACAATGAACTTAAAAATTTTAACGAACATTTTTTATGTTTTATGTTGACATTAACAATCCATATCGATATGAATAAATTTTTTCAAAATAGAAACACTGTTTATTTATACAGTTTTATTATGACCCATTTAAATAAGAACCAGCAAGTTTTTATTTTTAGTCAAAGTTACTATTTTTTAGTTTTTTTCACTATTAAAACGACCCAACTAAAATATAAGCACATGATATTTATAAAAATTCATTATTGGCACCCTTTCTGCTACATAAAGAAAAATTATAATACTCGAATTATTTTCAAGGACATTTATGAAATACTTAGTTTTAGCATCTGCACTATCTCTTCCATTATTAACTGGCTGTGTTGTTGCCGTTGGCGGTGAAGGCAAAAGCAGCCACACTTCTAGCTGGGAAAGAACACACGAAAAAAATCGCAAAGTAATTGCAAATATGGAACTCGGCAAAGAGTACCAAATGGTGATTAATAAATTAGGTACGCCAAGTTTTTCTGAATTAGTAAAACAGGGTGATACTGAGTTTCGTGTACTTTATTATGCGACAAACTCTATTCATTCAGACGGTAAAACCACAAAAGATGAATGTACCCCGCTTGTATTCAAGAATAACCTGTTAACTGGTTGGGGCGAGAATGCTTTAAACCAACTTAAACACTAACCAAATCAACGGGGCAAAGACATTTGCCCCACTCTTGTAAAATATAAAAATCCATTCATCAATAAGCATTTACAATTATTCATTGACTATTACGACAACTTTCGTAATATTAAATACGAAAGGCATCGTAATTAGGTGGATAAAATGGATAGATTTAATCTTGTAATTGGTCATAGCGACCCAACATTTAAAGACGAAATATCAAAGCAAATCGATAACTCGCTTTTTTCTTTGGCTAATGTTGAATCTTGTTTTACGAAGTTAATAAAAGCCTGTAAAGAGACCAGTGCAAAAGTGCTCTTTATACAAAACGAACTAATTCAGGAAAAAGATTGGCTCACATTGCAGTCTCTGGCTAGCTCAACCGAGATAATACTTATTTCAAATAATCGCATCGATGCAGCAAAAGCGTTTGAATTTGATTTATTTGATTTCATTCTCGAGCCGATGGCAAATTCTCGACTTTGTAAAACTCTTGATAAACTCGCCCAAATATTAACTCCAGAGAAAAAGCAGATTGACCTTGTTAGTTCCTTAATGCAAAAACTCGCACCAAGACAACCTGAAGAGCAACAAATTATTTTAAAGGACGCAGGGAGAATTAAATTTTTAACGCCTGATGAAATAAGTTGGGTTGGTGGTGCAGGAAATTATGTTGAACTCCATTTAAATGAAAACGAACGTACCATTTTACATCGTCAAACATTGTCATCAATGGAACAACAACTACTGCCATTTGGATTTGTTCGCATTCATCGTTCGGCAATAATTAAAAAACAAGCGATCCGAGAAATCCGCCCAACTGACAATGGCGATTACATAGTGACATTGAAAGATGGTGCAAGCCTCAACCTCTCACGTCGTTATAAACAAAATATGCATGGGTTAATTTGTTGACAAATTAACTCAATCACTTAGAGTAAAGAATAATCTACGAAAAGTGACGTAATTATGAATAAAAATAAACGCGTACCAACCAGTGCTGAGTTAAACATACTTAATGTACTTTGGCGAATTCAGCCCGCTACTGTGCGAAAATTACATGACCACATTAGTGAAACACAAAAGATTGGCTACACCACTGTACTGAAAATGCTGCAAATTATGCATGAGAAAGGGCTAGTTACTCGTGACGAGTCAACCCGAGCCCATGTTTATTCTGCTGCAAATTCAGTAGAACAAACGCAATCTTCTTTATTATCAGATATTGTTAATAAAGCATTTGGTGGTTCGCGTTTTGACCTTGTAATGCGCGCCCTTGGCGATGAAGCAAGCTCAAAAGAAATCAATGAAATACGCACCCTTTTAGACTCTCTCGAAAAAAATAATAAGTAAGCAAACACTATGGATATATTGCCCTCATTATTAGAAAGTGACCTTCTGCATTCTATCTCTCTAACACTATTACACTTTTTGTGGCAAGGCTTTGCCATTGCAATTATTTTACTTTGCGTAAAAAAACTCACGAGCAACAAACACAGTGAACTTCGATATTTAGTATCACTGTTATGTTTAACACTTTGTGTCATTGCCCCAACAATAACTTTTTTAATTATCTCTCAGCCAGAACACGCTGCTGCGGTTACATCTAACTATATATCTTCGAGCAGTGACTCTGTTACATCTCTACATAATGATATTGGTCAATTATACTTTTCAGATTTTACGCCATTGATAGCCGTTGTTTGGATGTGTGGTGTGGCTCTCCTCAGTATGAGACTTGGCTGGCAAATGGTGCAAGTTCATAGGCTAACAACTACTAATATCATTGAACCATCAAATAAGCTTGAAGATATATTCGAGTGTTTAAAACAACAACTTGCTGTCGCAAAACGAACCCGACTCATTATTTCATTATCAGCGCAAGTCCCTATGGCCATTGGGTGGGTAAAACCAGTAGTGCTTTTACCAGCAAACTTAGTAAGTGGCCTTACAATCGCGCAGCTTGAAATGTTAATGGCACACGAGCTAGCTCACATTAAACGTTATGATTATTTAGTGAATTTAATACAAACATTTGTCGAATTAGTGCTGTTTTTCCATCCTGCAGTTAAGTGGATTTCGAAACAAACGCGTATCGAGCGTGAATATTGTTGTGATGATATTGCGCTTAGCCACTGTGGAAACCATTTGCACTATGCGCGCGCACTCACAGAAGCTGAAGTACTTAGACAAAACATCCCTGAGTTGGCAATGGCAGCTACAGGAGGTGATTTGAAATCACGTATTCATCGTGCTGTTGGGCAGCACAGTTGTGCACCACGATATGGTAATCAATGGCTTGCAGCTTTAGCTGCCGTACTTGTTATTCCTAGTATTTTTACTGCATCAAAAGTAATAGCAATGACACAAGCTGAACCTGTAATTACGCCCCGTTCAGAAAATCAGCAAGTTATGGTGCTCGACGCTAAGCTTACTCAGACTCAAAAAACACAGCCTGTAAATATAGATGTTAAAAAAGATACTGTTATTGTCTCTGAACCTGCTACTGAAGAGGGTTTAACAGCTCAAACTTTTGAAAATGATGTCACAGCTGTAGCTGATGCTTCTGCGATTAAACAGACTAAAAAACCTGCTTTAGCGCAGCAAAAAGAAGTTGTTTATCAAACGAAACCTACTTCTGACATATCGATGACCCTCGATGCACAAAAAATTGAGACAACTCCTGATTTAGCTATTAATACCAACGCAACTAAAGGTGATTCAGACGAAGCTTCTGATCCCTCAACAGAAAATAAAACTGTTCCATCAAAAGCGCTTTTAACTAGTAATAAACAACAAACACCTATTACCACTAGAACGTTTGAACAACCTGCAGTATTAGAAACAGATACGTCAAGTATAACGAAATCTGAAACAGTTCAAGCAGCGCAAACAACTGACATTATTGAAGCTATTCAACCAGCTGTTGAACAGCCAAAATTTGTCGATGCGAAGTTAATCGAATCTGTTATGCCATCATACCCGCGTGTTTATTCAAGCCTGCGAGGACAGGAAGATATTGCTGTTACATTTACAGTGAGTACAGAAGGTAAGGTTAAAAATATTGAGTTTCAATCTGGTGTTGGAAAAAGCTTTAAACGCAATATCACACGTGCACTAAATAAGTGGCGTTTTGAACCTGCTTTGAACGGCACAACGAAAGTTGAAACCCAAAAGCGAAAAGTTTTTAGCTTTGACTACCCAAGCCAATACTTAAGACCTGTTACAGGCAGCCGAATTGCACGTAGAATAAGATAAATTAGTTAATTAAAAAGGCCATCAACTGATGGCCTTTTTTAAGTGAGCATTTAGATTATGCGATCTTTATTCCAACGACGCTCTTTCGCTAATCGCTGCTTACGCGCTTCACATGGGTCATCGCAGTCACAGACCTTATCAATTCCCATCGCACCTAAACCACCACAGCTACTCGCCATTGATTTCTTTTGCACAATAACACCAACCGCCATTGCAAGTGCGATAATAACTAATAATCCAAATGTAAGGAAAAAAATAGACATAGTGGGCCCCTTAAAAAACTTTGCTAATTATACGTCTTAAACGTTAAGAATGTAACATCGACTTGATTAATACTTGAGCCAAAACAGGTGATGAACGAAATGCAGTTTTAAATGTAGATTTACAAAAACCAATCAGCTGGGTAATAAGCTACACTTTTTACCCAGCTAAATATAAAGTGGCATTAGAGATAAGGCTCAAATGCAGTGCTTGATTGTGTTACCAACCCTTCTGGTGATTTACTGATTAAATAAACTGCCAGATTATGCTGCTCGGCGTATTGCATCGCCTGTTTAGTGCCCATAACTGTTAAAGCTGTTGCTAGGCCGTCAGCTGTCATGGCTGAACTATGAAGCACAGTAACCGAAACCAAATCTTGGCGAACAGGTTTACCGGTTTGAGGGTGAATTAAGTGAGAGTAATGCACACCATCTACATCATAAAATATACGATAATCACCTGACGTAGCCATAGCAATATCATTTACCCTAATTAACTTATGAAATTCGCGTGTACCCGGAGCCGCATCTGGTTGCTCAATTGCCAATACCCAAGGTGAATGATTTGGTTTATGACCAGATGTGCGAATTTCACCACCAATTTCTACCATATAGTTGGTAAGAGAGAGCGAATCCAAATATTCAGCAACTTTATCAATGCCAAACCCTTTGGCTGTAGCTGAATAGCTAATTTCCAGTCCATCAACTTTTTTCATCAAACCTTCGCTAGTAAGAGATAACTTATCAACACCAATTAACTGTTTAATTTCAGCGATCAAATCATCGCTAGGAATGGTCTCAGGACGGTTATCTGGACCAAAGCCCCATAAATCAATTAATGGCCCCATAGTCACATCCAGAGTTCCTGTGCTTTGCCCTAAACGAATAGACTCGGCAGTAACACGGCGAAAATCTTCTGAGATAGTAAAATTCTGACCAGCAGGCAAACGGTTGAACTGATTTATTTCAGAGTCCGGAATGTATGTAGACATTGATTGATTTACGTCTTTTAAAATCTCAGTAACATCACTAAACAAACTAAGTTCAGTTACTTTTTCCTCTGGCACGAACACCTTAATTGTAAAAGTGGTGCCCATTGTCTTTCCTTGCAGCAACACTTCCTGCATTTTTGGTTTGCTAGGTGCTTGATCACAACCAACCAAAAAAGCCATTAATAGGAAAAGAACAGAATATAAGAATCGTTTCATAAGTTTTCAATCTTGCATAAAAAAGCTCCTAAACCATTATAGCTGATTTAGGAGCCTGAATTGTATCGTAAAAGTTTATCTTTTTACGTTTAAATTAACCACCGAAGTCATCAAGTAGGATGTTTTCATCTTCAACACCCAAATCTTTCAGCATGTTAATTACAGCCGCGTTCATCATTGGCGGACCACACATGTAGTATTCACAATCTTCCGGTGCTTCATGATCACGTAAGTAGTTTTCATAAAGAACGTTATGGATAAAGCCTGTGTAACCTTCCCAGTTATCTTCTGGTTGTGGATCTGATAATGCACAGTGCCATACGAAGTTATCATTTTCAGCTTGTAGGCCGTCAAAATCTTCAACGTAGAACATTTCACGCTTAGAACGTGCACCGTACCAGAAGCTCATCTTACGATCAGAGTTAAGACGCTTAAGTTGGTCAAAAATGTGCGAACGCATTGGCGCCATACCAGCACCACCACCTACGAATACCATTTCAGCGTCAGTATCTTTTGCAAAGAACTCACCGAATGGACCAGAAATGGTCACCTTGTCACCTTCTTTAAGTGACCAGATGTAAGATGACATCTTACCGCAAGGTAAGCTTAAATCACGGGGTGGCGGCGTAGCAATACGCACGTTAAGCATGATAATGCCTTCTTCTTCTGGGTAGTTAGCCATTGAATATGCACGGATAGTATCTTCATCAACTTTTGACTCAAGACCAAAGAAGCCAAAGTGCTCCCAGTCACCACGATACTCTTCAGGAATATCGAAGTCTGCATATTTCACATGGTGAGCAGGTGCTTCAATCTGAATGTAACCACCTGCACGGAAAGGTACAGATTCGCCATCAGGAATCGCAAGCTTAAGCTCTTTGATAAATGTCGCTTTGTTATCATTTGAGATAACAGTACATTCCCACTTTTTAACACCGAAAATTGACTCTTCTAATTCAATTTCCATGTCACCTTTTACAGCTACCTGACATGCTAAACGACAACCTTCACGTGCTTCACCTTTAGTAATATGGTCAAGCTCAGTAGGTAGAATGTCGCCACCACCTGAATGAACGTCAACGCGGCACTGACCACAAGAGCCACCGCCACCACATGCTGATGATACGAAAATACCCGCATC
This genomic window contains:
- a CDS encoding DUF3192 domain-containing protein produces the protein MKYLVLASALSLPLLTGCVVAVGGEGKSSHTSSWERTHEKNRKVIANMELGKEYQMVINKLGTPSFSELVKQGDTEFRVLYYATNSIHSDGKTTKDECTPLVFKNNLLTGWGENALNQLKH
- the dinB gene encoding DNA polymerase IV, producing MQRKIAHIDMDAYYVSIEVRDNPSLANKPVAVGGKSDRRGVLSTCNYIARQYGVSSAMPTGLALKKCPDLVVVPGRMEVYKETSQIIHGIFEKYTDKIEPLSLDEAYLDLSESALHQGSATLIAQEIREEILKATGLTASAGIAPLKFVAKVASDLNKPNGQCTIAPDQIWEFLETLPLKKIPGVGKVTFEKLKALGFETCGDIRRSDEGFLASKFGKYGHVLWNRSHGIDDREVQVTRIRKSVGVERTFEFDISEQSELETIIIDKLLPELKRRSSKYLETRAMNKLGVKVKFNDFQQTTKDQKANEISLDLLKVLLSEAIIRGQGKPVRLLGIHIGLQEPEENSVQLGLGFE
- the nqrF gene encoding NADH:ubiquinone reductase (Na(+)-transporting) subunit F; the encoded protein is METVVLGVSMFIAIVVVLVLVIIAAKSKLVPSGDVTIGINGDPEKAIVTQPGAKLLGALADAGIFVSSACGGGGSCGQCRVDVHSGGGDILPTELDHITKGEAREGCRLACQVAVKGDMEIELEESIFGVKKWECTVISNDNKATFIKELKLAIPDGESVPFRAGGYIQIEAPAHHVKYADFDIPEEYRGDWEHFGFFGLESKVDEDTIRAYSMANYPEEEGIIMLNVRIATPPPRDLSLPCGKMSSYIWSLKEGDKVTISGPFGEFFAKDTDAEMVFVGGGAGMAPMRSHIFDQLKRLNSDRKMSFWYGARSKREMFYVEDFDGLQAENDNFVWHCALSDPQPEDNWEGYTGFIHNVLYENYLRDHEAPEDCEYYMCGPPMMNAAVINMLKDLGVEDENILLDDFGG
- a CDS encoding BlaI/MecI/CopY family transcriptional regulator, coding for MNKNKRVPTSAELNILNVLWRIQPATVRKLHDHISETQKIGYTTVLKMLQIMHEKGLVTRDESTRAHVYSAANSVEQTQSSLLSDIVNKAFGGSRFDLVMRALGDEASSKEINEIRTLLDSLEKNNK
- a CDS encoding LytR/AlgR family response regulator transcription factor codes for the protein MDRFNLVIGHSDPTFKDEISKQIDNSLFSLANVESCFTKLIKACKETSAKVLFIQNELIQEKDWLTLQSLASSTEIILISNNRIDAAKAFEFDLFDFILEPMANSRLCKTLDKLAQILTPEKKQIDLVSSLMQKLAPRQPEEQQIILKDAGRIKFLTPDEISWVGGAGNYVELHLNENERTILHRQTLSSMEQQLLPFGFVRIHRSAIIKKQAIREIRPTDNGDYIVTLKDGASLNLSRRYKQNMHGLIC
- a CDS encoding FAD:protein FMN transferase; this encodes MKRFLYSVLFLLMAFLVGCDQAPSKPKMQEVLLQGKTMGTTFTIKVFVPEEKVTELSLFSDVTEILKDVNQSMSTYIPDSEINQFNRLPAGQNFTISEDFRRVTAESIRLGQSTGTLDVTMGPLIDLWGFGPDNRPETIPSDDLIAEIKQLIGVDKLSLTSEGLMKKVDGLEISYSATAKGFGIDKVAEYLDSLSLTNYMVEIGGEIRTSGHKPNHSPWVLAIEQPDAAPGTREFHKLIRVNDIAMATSGDYRIFYDVDGVHYSHLIHPQTGKPVRQDLVSVTVLHSSAMTADGLATALTVMGTKQAMQYAEQHNLAVYLISKSPEGLVTQSSTAFEPYL
- the nqrM gene encoding (Na+)-NQR maturation NqrM; this encodes MSIFFLTFGLLVIIALAMAVGVIVQKKSMASSCGGLGAMGIDKVCDCDDPCEARKQRLAKERRWNKDRII
- a CDS encoding M56 family metallopeptidase, whose amino-acid sequence is MDILPSLLESDLLHSISLTLLHFLWQGFAIAIILLCVKKLTSNKHSELRYLVSLLCLTLCVIAPTITFLIISQPEHAAAVTSNYISSSSDSVTSLHNDIGQLYFSDFTPLIAVVWMCGVALLSMRLGWQMVQVHRLTTTNIIEPSNKLEDIFECLKQQLAVAKRTRLIISLSAQVPMAIGWVKPVVLLPANLVSGLTIAQLEMLMAHELAHIKRYDYLVNLIQTFVELVLFFHPAVKWISKQTRIEREYCCDDIALSHCGNHLHYARALTEAEVLRQNIPELAMAATGGDLKSRIHRAVGQHSCAPRYGNQWLAALAAVLVIPSIFTASKVIAMTQAEPVITPRSENQQVMVLDAKLTQTQKTQPVNIDVKKDTVIVSEPATEEGLTAQTFENDVTAVADASAIKQTKKPALAQQKEVVYQTKPTSDISMTLDAQKIETTPDLAINTNATKGDSDEASDPSTENKTVPSKALLTSNKQQTPITTRTFEQPAVLETDTSSITKSETVQAAQTTDIIEAIQPAVEQPKFVDAKLIESVMPSYPRVYSSLRGQEDIAVTFTVSTEGKVKNIEFQSGVGKSFKRNITRALNKWRFEPALNGTTKVETQKRKVFSFDYPSQYLRPVTGSRIARRIR